From a single Tachypleus tridentatus isolate NWPU-2018 chromosome 6, ASM421037v1, whole genome shotgun sequence genomic region:
- the LOC143251791 gene encoding RNA pseudouridylate synthase domain-containing protein 1-like, whose amino-acid sequence MEDIAILHISQSFIIVNKRHDIAINTDKDEEMPELPVSVENQLKSRFPHLVNKNLVHSFHFCHRLDYSTSGVLAIALTKEAAKEAMLVFKNRLAFTSTILDFSRGHVDQEYTVINKGIGKDSREHFTHCMCTEDKGYCSFPRKAVTQIIVLQRGLYANSPATKVLLKPITGRRHQLRVHCNFIGHTVVGDYTHSNRRDLTPHRMFLRCLSFGLVCQA is encoded by the coding sequence ATGGAGGATATTGCTATTCTTCACATAAGCCAGTCTTTCATAATTGTGAATAAAAGACATGACATTGCTATCAATACTGACAAAGATGAAGAAATGCCAGAATTACCTGTAAGTGTTGAAAATCAGCTTAAGAGCCGCTTCCCACATTTAGTTAATAAGAATCTTGTCCATAGCTTCCACTTTTGTCACAGACTTGATTATTCAACTAGTGGTGTGTTAGCTATTGCTCTAACAAAGGAAGCTGCCAAAGAAGCTATGCTAGTCTTCAAGAATCGTTTGGCCTTTACAAGTACTATCTTGGACTTTTCGCGTGGACATGTTGACCAAGAATATACAGTAATTAACAAAGGAATTGGAAAAGATTCAAGAGAGCACTTTACACATTGCATGTGCACAGAAGATAAAGGATATTGTAGTTTTCCCAGAAAAGCAGTAACACAAATTATTGTTCTTCAGAGAGGGCTGTATGCCAATTCTCCTGCAACCAAAGTTTTGTTAAAACCGATAACTGGCAGGCGACATCAGCTCCGTGTTCACTGTAATTTCATTGGCCACACTGTTGTTGGTGACTACACGCATAGTAATCGTCGAGACCTGACCCCTCATCGAATGTTCCTGCGCTGCCtatcgtttggtttggtttgccAAGCCTGA